A region of Flavobacterium indicum GPTSA100-9 = DSM 17447 DNA encodes the following proteins:
- a CDS encoding patatin-like phospholipase family protein, producing MLLFTFVFLLGSYTSSAQDTIRKPKIGLVLSGGGAKGLAHIGVLKVIDSLGIKIDYIGGTSMGAIVGGLYASGYNAKQLDSIFTTLDADALIQDYVPRSSKSFFEKRNDELYALTLPFKKLKLETPNALSKGMYNYNLLSKLTFHVRHLRDFNRLPIPFFCMATDIETGEEVILNKGILAQAMVASGSIPSLFNPIEINGRMLVDGGVKNNYPVENLKAMGAEYIIGVDVQDGLKTKDELKGVSTILLQISNFGTLEKMPEKIKQTDIYIKPDITGYSVLSFDDGKTIIKNGENAAKKELFKLINLKKEIYYKPFLKTQSDTIVISNINFNVTKNYTRSYLLGKLKIKPKSKVSYKTLVDGIQNLNSTQNFSSIKYTFENNSLNIDLKENNVNTFLKFGIRYDDFLKSAALINITQKKIISKNDILSLDVILGDNFRYDLNYLIDNGFNWSFGLNSSFVTFNRNVSTEFNINLFNNINLNSINLDYSSINNQAFIQTLFSKKFTVSGGVEWQRLKIKTDNFSNDVGTIENSNYLSFFGNVSHDNFNKKFFPTKGWYVKSNFKTYVYSTDYTNTFERFSIAKADAGIVISPIKKISVLLQTEGGFKVGRSATPFFDFILGGNTVREINNFRPFYGYDYLSLLGNSYVKACSTIDFEFYKKNHLNFSYNAANVGNFIFDSTKDWINKPSYTGFAIGYGLDSILGPVELKYSWSPESRNSNFWVNVGFIF from the coding sequence ATGTTACTTTTTACTTTTGTCTTTTTACTTGGCTCTTACACTTCATCTGCTCAAGATACAATTAGAAAGCCAAAAATTGGATTAGTGCTTTCTGGCGGAGGCGCAAAAGGATTGGCTCATATTGGCGTACTAAAAGTTATCGATTCATTGGGAATAAAAATAGATTACATTGGAGGTACTAGTATGGGAGCCATTGTAGGAGGATTGTATGCTTCGGGTTACAATGCCAAACAACTAGATTCAATTTTTACAACTTTAGATGCCGATGCGCTAATCCAAGACTATGTGCCACGAAGTTCTAAATCTTTTTTTGAAAAAAGAAATGATGAATTATACGCCCTTACACTTCCTTTTAAAAAATTAAAACTTGAAACACCTAATGCCCTTTCAAAAGGAATGTATAATTATAATTTACTTTCCAAACTAACCTTTCATGTAAGGCATTTACGTGATTTTAATCGATTACCCATTCCTTTTTTCTGCATGGCAACCGATATTGAAACAGGTGAAGAAGTGATTTTAAACAAAGGTATTTTAGCTCAAGCTATGGTGGCAAGTGGTTCTATCCCTTCTCTTTTCAATCCTATAGAGATCAACGGCAGAATGTTGGTAGATGGCGGAGTAAAAAACAATTATCCGGTTGAAAATCTCAAAGCAATGGGAGCTGAATATATTATTGGAGTTGATGTTCAAGATGGTTTAAAAACTAAAGATGAATTAAAAGGTGTTTCAACAATACTTTTACAAATATCCAATTTTGGTACACTTGAAAAAATGCCTGAGAAGATTAAACAAACGGATATTTACATTAAACCCGATATTACTGGCTATTCTGTTTTATCATTTGACGATGGAAAAACAATTATAAAAAATGGCGAAAATGCAGCAAAAAAAGAGCTATTTAAGTTAATTAATTTAAAAAAAGAAATTTATTATAAACCTTTTTTAAAAACGCAATCCGATACAATTGTAATATCAAACATCAATTTTAATGTTACAAAAAATTACACTCGATCTTATTTACTAGGTAAGTTAAAAATCAAACCAAAATCTAAAGTTAGTTATAAAACCTTAGTTGATGGTATTCAAAATCTTAATTCCACTCAAAATTTTAGTTCAATTAAATATACATTTGAAAACAACAGTTTAAATATTGATTTAAAGGAAAATAATGTCAATACTTTTTTAAAATTCGGAATTCGATATGATGATTTTCTCAAAAGTGCGGCATTAATTAATATAACGCAGAAAAAAATAATATCAAAAAATGACATATTATCTTTAGATGTTATTTTAGGAGATAATTTTAGGTATGATTTGAATTACCTAATTGACAATGGTTTTAATTGGAGTTTTGGTTTAAACTCAAGTTTTGTGACTTTTAACCGAAATGTTTCTACCGAATTTAACATCAATTTATTTAACAATATAAATCTAAACAGCATAAATCTTGATTATAGTTCAATAAATAATCAAGCATTTATTCAAACACTTTTTTCTAAAAAATTTACCGTTAGTGGAGGTGTTGAATGGCAAAGACTTAAAATAAAAACAGACAATTTTTCAAATGATGTTGGAACTATAGAAAACAGTAATTATTTATCTTTCTTCGGAAATGTTTCACATGATAATTTTAATAAAAAATTCTTCCCTACTAAAGGTTGGTATGTAAAGAGTAATTTTAAAACATATGTTTATTCTACTGATTATACCAATACATTTGAACGTTTTTCTATAGCGAAAGCAGATGCAGGAATTGTTATTAGCCCTATAAAAAAAATAAGCGTGTTATTACAAACAGAAGGAGGGTTTAAAGTTGGAAGAAGTGCAACTCCTTTTTTTGATTTTATACTTGGAGGAAATACAGTTAGGGAAATCAACAACTTCAGACCTTTTTATGGTTATGACTATCTATCACTTTTAGGAAATAGTTATGTGAAAGCATGCAGCACTATTGATTTTGAGTTTTATAAAAAAAATCATTTGAATTTTTCATATAACGCAGCAAACGTTGGAAATTTCATCTTTGATTCTACTAAAGATTGGATTAATAAACCGAGCTATACTGGTTTTGCTATTGGTTACGGATTAGATTCAATCCTCGGACCCGTTGAGTTAAAATACAGTTGGTCACCTGAATCAAGAAATAGTAATTTTTGGGTGAATGTTGGGTTTATTTTTTAA
- a CDS encoding APC family permease, with protein sequence MSIWRVKPVSAFEADMKKSQLKRVLGKWSLTAIGVGAIIGGGIFVLTGTGAYYHAGPALAISFIIAGIACVFAALCYSEFASILPVEGSAYAYAYGTIGEIFAWIIGWGLILEYAMGSMTVAVSWSGYFNKLLKLFGVKLPDWLTTDPASYTGEGFSMNLPAFLIVLFVISILIKGTSSAAKANNFIVILKVSAVLFVIIAGAFFINAENWDPFIPAATQIVEKETTHNAYGIAGIISGAAAIFFAYVGFDAVSTQAGEAVNPKKDVPFAIIASLLICTVLYILVSLVLTGMMNYQDFNPLGKYPEAIKAPVAYAFDIAGQGWAGFIITIAATVGLISVLMVMIMGQSRIFLGMSKDGLIPSVFSRINPTSGTPQTNLMILGGFIAVVAAFTPISKLADMTSFGTLFAFTMVCIAVWILRVKQPNLTRTFKVPALPIIAISGILINTYLMINLSVEAQMLSLGWLAIGIVVYFLYGKRNSKLENQE encoded by the coding sequence ATGTCAATTTGGAGAGTAAAACCTGTTTCAGCTTTTGAAGCAGACATGAAAAAAAGTCAATTAAAGAGGGTTCTAGGAAAATGGAGCCTTACAGCTATTGGTGTAGGAGCAATTATTGGTGGAGGAATTTTCGTTCTAACCGGAACTGGAGCTTACTATCACGCAGGTCCTGCCTTAGCTATTTCGTTTATAATTGCAGGAATTGCTTGTGTCTTTGCTGCATTATGTTATTCAGAATTTGCATCAATTTTACCTGTTGAGGGCTCCGCTTATGCCTATGCATACGGAACTATTGGAGAAATTTTTGCTTGGATTATTGGTTGGGGATTAATCCTCGAATATGCCATGGGATCAATGACAGTGGCCGTTTCTTGGTCGGGTTATTTTAACAAACTCTTAAAACTCTTTGGTGTTAAGCTTCCCGATTGGTTAACTACAGACCCTGCTAGTTATACTGGAGAAGGGTTCTCAATGAATTTACCTGCATTTTTAATTGTATTGTTCGTAATATCTATCCTTATTAAAGGAACAAGTAGTGCTGCAAAAGCCAACAACTTTATTGTAATCTTAAAAGTTTCTGCAGTTTTATTTGTAATTATCGCAGGTGCATTTTTTATTAATGCAGAAAACTGGGATCCATTTATTCCTGCAGCAACACAAATTGTGGAAAAAGAAACTACCCACAATGCTTATGGAATAGCTGGAATTATTTCTGGAGCAGCGGCAATTTTCTTTGCCTATGTAGGTTTTGATGCTGTATCTACTCAAGCTGGAGAAGCTGTAAATCCTAAAAAAGATGTTCCGTTTGCTATTATTGCTTCTTTACTAATTTGTACTGTATTATATATCTTAGTTTCATTAGTATTAACAGGAATGATGAACTACCAAGATTTCAATCCACTTGGAAAATATCCAGAAGCTATTAAAGCACCTGTTGCTTATGCTTTTGATATAGCAGGTCAAGGTTGGGCTGGTTTTATCATCACTATTGCTGCGACTGTAGGTTTAATTTCTGTTTTAATGGTAATGATTATGGGGCAATCTAGAATTTTCTTAGGAATGTCTAAAGACGGATTAATTCCTTCAGTATTTTCAAGAATTAACCCAACTTCAGGTACACCTCAAACTAACTTAATGATTTTAGGTGGATTTATTGCTGTAGTTGCTGCCTTTACTCCAATTAGTAAATTAGCAGACATGACAAGTTTTGGTACTTTATTTGCCTTCACAATGGTATGTATTGCTGTTTGGATTTTGCGTGTAAAACAACCAAACTTAACCAGAACATTTAAAGTTCCAGCATTACCAATTATCGCTATTTCAGGTATCTTAATCAATACTTATTTAATGATTAACCTTAGCGTTGAAGCGCAAATGTTGTCATTAGGTTGGTTAGCCATCGGAATAGTAGTATACTTCTTGTATGGAAAACGAAATTCTAAATTAGAAAATCAAGAATAA
- a CDS encoding homogentisate 1,2-dioxygenase gives MPIYHKLGKIPHKRHIQFRKENGDLYYEQLFGTIGFDGMSTNMYHEHRPTQVKEIKNQYSVAPKIAKANNIQSYRLRGFQVQPQDDFLESRKIVLTNSDCHIVLAAPKKSTTDYFYKNTDSDEVIFIHRGTGKLRTMLGNLDFKYGDYLVIPRGMIYKIDFDTEDNRLFIVESRRPVYTPKQYRNWFGQLLEHSPFCERDIRRPEELETYDEKGEFLIKIKKKDEIFDLVYATHPFDVVGYDGFNYPYAFSIHDFEPITGRIHLPPPIHQTFETDAFVICSFVPRLYDYHPQSIPAPYNHSNIDADEVLYYVDGDFMSRNDIEAGHISLHPAGIPHGPHPGAVERSIGKTETQELAVMVDTFKPLMVTEEAMKIADEKYYQSWLD, from the coding sequence ATGCCTATTTATCACAAATTAGGAAAAATACCTCATAAACGTCACATTCAATTTAGAAAAGAAAATGGCGATTTATATTATGAGCAGTTATTTGGTACCATTGGTTTTGACGGAATGTCAACAAACATGTATCATGAACACAGACCAACACAAGTTAAAGAAATTAAAAACCAATATAGTGTTGCTCCTAAAATAGCGAAAGCTAACAACATTCAATCGTATCGTTTAAGAGGCTTCCAAGTACAACCTCAGGATGATTTTTTAGAAAGTAGAAAAATTGTTCTAACAAATTCGGACTGTCATATTGTATTGGCAGCTCCAAAAAAATCAACCACTGATTATTTTTATAAAAACACCGACTCTGATGAAGTAATTTTTATCCACAGAGGAACAGGGAAATTAAGAACCATGTTAGGTAATCTGGATTTCAAATACGGAGATTATCTAGTAATTCCTCGTGGAATGATTTATAAAATAGATTTTGACACAGAAGATAATCGATTATTTATCGTTGAATCTAGAAGACCCGTTTATACTCCAAAACAATATAGAAATTGGTTTGGCCAATTATTAGAACATTCTCCATTCTGTGAAAGAGATATTCGCAGACCTGAAGAATTAGAAACCTATGATGAAAAAGGAGAATTCTTAATTAAAATTAAGAAAAAAGATGAAATTTTTGATTTAGTTTATGCTACACATCCATTTGATGTTGTAGGCTACGACGGATTCAATTATCCTTATGCTTTTTCAATACATGATTTTGAACCAATAACAGGAAGAATTCATTTACCTCCTCCTATTCATCAAACATTTGAAACTGATGCTTTCGTAATCTGTTCATTTGTTCCAAGATTATACGACTATCACCCACAATCCATTCCTGCTCCTTACAATCATAGTAATATAGATGCCGATGAAGTGTTGTACTATGTAGATGGCGACTTTATGAGTAGAAACGACATTGAAGCCGGTCATATTTCATTGCATCCTGCTGGAATTCCACACGGACCGCACCCAGGAGCTGTTGAAAGAAGTATTGGTAAAACAGAAACACAAGAATTAGCCGTAATGGTTGATACGTTTAAACCTTTAATGGTCACAGAAGAAGCAATGAAAATTGCAGATGAAAAGTATTACCAATCTTGGCTAGATTAA
- the hppD gene encoding 4-hydroxyphenylpyruvate dioxygenase — MSNEIKSVEYGLEKIFEGAQDFLPLLGTDYVEFYVGNAKQAAHFYKTAFGFQSLAYAGLETGVKDKASYVLKQDKIRLVLTTALNSNSPIGEHVKKHGDGVKVIALWVEDARKSYEETTSRGAKSYFEPVVEKDENGEVVRAGIYGAYGETVFVFVERKNYNGIFLPGYSEWKSDYNPEAVGLKYIDHMVGNTGWNRMNEAVKWFEDVMGFVNFLSFDDKQITTEYSALMSKVMSNGNGRIKFPINEPANGKKRSQIEEYLDFYEDEGVQHIAVATDDIIKTVTEMHARGVEFLSTPPQAYYDAIPERLKDHMSKFKEDINELQKLGIMIDADEEGYLLQIFTKPVEDRPTLFFEIIQRMGAKGFGAGNFKALFESIEREQALRGTL, encoded by the coding sequence ATGAGTAACGAAATAAAATCAGTAGAATACGGATTAGAAAAAATATTTGAAGGAGCACAAGACTTCTTACCATTATTAGGAACAGATTATGTAGAATTTTATGTAGGTAATGCAAAACAAGCAGCCCATTTTTACAAAACTGCATTTGGATTTCAATCATTAGCCTATGCTGGACTAGAAACGGGTGTAAAAGACAAAGCATCTTATGTATTAAAACAAGATAAAATTCGTTTAGTTTTAACAACAGCTTTAAATAGCAATTCACCAATTGGAGAACATGTAAAAAAACATGGTGATGGTGTTAAAGTAATAGCCCTATGGGTAGAAGATGCACGTAAGTCATACGAAGAAACAACTAGCCGTGGAGCAAAATCATATTTTGAGCCTGTTGTAGAAAAAGACGAAAATGGAGAAGTTGTTCGCGCAGGTATTTATGGTGCTTATGGAGAAACCGTTTTTGTATTTGTTGAACGTAAAAACTACAATGGTATCTTTTTACCTGGATATAGTGAATGGAAATCGGACTACAACCCAGAAGCTGTTGGTTTAAAATATATTGACCACATGGTAGGTAACACGGGATGGAACAGAATGAATGAAGCCGTTAAATGGTTTGAAGATGTGATGGGATTTGTTAATTTCCTTTCTTTTGACGACAAACAAATTACTACAGAGTATTCTGCATTAATGTCAAAAGTAATGTCTAATGGAAACGGAAGAATTAAATTCCCAATCAATGAACCTGCTAATGGTAAAAAACGTTCTCAAATTGAAGAATATTTAGATTTCTATGAAGATGAAGGGGTACAACATATTGCAGTTGCTACAGACGACATCATTAAAACCGTAACAGAAATGCATGCAAGAGGAGTGGAATTTTTAAGTACACCTCCACAAGCCTATTATGATGCTATTCCAGAAAGACTTAAAGACCATATGTCGAAATTCAAAGAAGATATTAATGAGTTGCAAAAACTTGGTATCATGATCGACGCCGATGAAGAAGGTTACTTATTACAAATATTCACTAAACCTGTTGAAGATAGACCAACATTATTCTTTGAAATCATCCAAAGAATGGGGGCTAAAGGTTTTGGAGCTGGTAACTTTAAAGCTTTGTTTGAATCTATAGAAAGAGAACAAGCACTTCGAGGAACTTTATAA
- a CDS encoding DUF3108 domain-containing protein: MKRILLLFTVFILSNSFDYKQIDAYTIGEYIKLRIHYGLVNAGHATLEVKDATLNGKKMHHVVGKGVTTGMTKFFFKVDDNYESYFDKETNKPYVFIRRINEGGYTKNQQGYFNQATNTVLVKDYKHKTEKTFSVPEEVQDIVSSFYYLRNHPKVDELKVGESISIDMFFDDETIKFKLKYLGKENINSKFGDINCKKFRPYVQAGRVFKEEESLTVWISDDYNKIPIRIKASLAVGSLKADIEDYRGLKHPIKFKK; encoded by the coding sequence ATGAAAAGAATACTTCTACTTTTTACCGTTTTTATTTTGTCTAACTCGTTTGATTACAAACAAATAGACGCTTACACTATTGGAGAATACATTAAACTTCGCATACACTACGGATTAGTAAATGCCGGACATGCAACACTTGAAGTTAAAGACGCAACTTTAAATGGAAAAAAAATGCATCATGTAGTTGGTAAAGGAGTTACAACAGGTATGACAAAATTTTTCTTTAAAGTTGACGACAACTATGAAAGCTATTTTGATAAAGAAACCAACAAACCGTATGTTTTTATAAGAAGAATAAACGAAGGGGGGTATACAAAAAACCAACAAGGTTATTTTAATCAAGCCACTAATACTGTTTTAGTTAAAGATTATAAACATAAAACAGAAAAAACATTTAGTGTGCCTGAAGAGGTGCAAGATATTGTTTCTTCTTTTTACTATTTAAGAAATCATCCAAAAGTTGATGAACTAAAAGTGGGTGAATCTATTTCAATCGATATGTTTTTTGATGATGAAACCATTAAATTTAAACTAAAATATCTTGGTAAAGAAAATATAAACAGTAAATTTGGAGATATTAACTGTAAAAAATTTAGACCTTACGTACAAGCAGGTAGAGTTTTCAAAGAAGAAGAAAGCTTAACCGTTTGGATATCTGACGACTACAATAAAATTCCAATTAGAATTAAAGCCAGTTTAGCCGTAGGTTCTCTTAAAGCAGATATAGAAGATTATAGAGGGTTAAAACATCCTATAAAATTTAAAAAATAA
- a CDS encoding tryptophan 2,3-dioxygenase family protein — protein MLQTELYEKIQLLEEKFNKINQKTETHLEGLLWSKPITYWDYIQTDALLNLQIQRTTLPDEMVFIMYHQVNELLFKMILWEINQLCHTEKPETPYFTEKIMRISRYFDMLTTSFDIMKDGMQVEQYMKFRNTLTPASGFQSAQYRLIEFASTDLINLIDARFRATIDRNTPFEHAFEHLYWQAAGKDYHTGEKSYLILEFERKYKGEFLRFMEEYNTINIWQKFKQLPENDQKNPELIAAMRHYDKTVNITWVMAHYNAAVKYIESGQGNGEATGGSDWKKYMLPKYQRRIFFPELWTDEELKNWGE, from the coding sequence ATGCTACAAACCGAATTATACGAAAAAATACAACTTTTAGAAGAGAAATTTAATAAAATTAATCAAAAAACAGAAACCCATCTGGAAGGATTGTTGTGGTCTAAACCCATCACCTACTGGGATTATATTCAAACTGATGCTTTATTAAATTTACAAATTCAAAGAACTACTTTACCCGATGAAATGGTGTTTATTATGTATCACCAAGTCAATGAGTTATTGTTCAAAATGATTCTTTGGGAAATCAATCAGTTGTGTCATACGGAAAAACCAGAAACTCCTTATTTCACAGAAAAAATAATGCGTATTTCACGATATTTCGACATGCTCACTACTTCTTTTGATATTATGAAAGATGGTATGCAAGTAGAACAATACATGAAATTTAGAAATACACTAACACCAGCAAGTGGATTTCAAAGTGCACAGTATCGTTTAATTGAATTTGCTTCTACTGATTTAATCAATTTAATCGACGCTCGTTTTAGAGCTACAATTGACAGAAATACACCTTTCGAACATGCTTTTGAACATCTCTATTGGCAAGCAGCAGGCAAAGATTATCATACGGGAGAAAAAAGTTATTTAATTCTTGAGTTTGAAAGAAAATATAAAGGTGAATTTCTTCGTTTTATGGAAGAATACAACACCATTAATATTTGGCAAAAATTTAAGCAATTACCTGAAAACGATCAAAAAAATCCAGAATTAATAGCGGCTATGCGTCATTATGACAAAACGGTAAATATAACTTGGGTTATGGCACATTACAATGCTGCTGTTAAATACATTGAAAGCGGACAAGGAAATGGTGAAGCAACAGGTGGTAGTGATTGGAAAAAATACATGTTACCAAAATACCAAAGACGCATTTTCTTCCCTGAATTATGGACAGATGAAGAATTAAAAAATTGGGGTGAGTAA
- a CDS encoding M23 family metallopeptidase, whose amino-acid sequence MKYFIYLFLAILTFSCNQEKSKTRTKKTIKKEPIIKDYGFTFNDYNVVRDTLQSGDTFSTILEAFTLPDSLKSHDVTEKIKDSFNIKNIRAGKEFITFSDKKNKKELKALVYIQDKTNYLVVDLRDSIVVQMKAKPTVIKRRTVAAELNGSLSETLDKLGVSTALAPQMAQIYAYSIDFFKIQKGDKFAITLQEKYFENGDYLGVEKIEACYFEYKGKKIYAFPYKLSENQKYFEYYDEDGKGLKNMFLKAPLDYFRLTSRFSRARFHPVQLRWKAHNGTDYAAPHGTPIKTTASGVVERTGYTAGNGNFVKVKHNGMYSTQYLHMSKILVRTGQRVSQGQTIGRVGSTGLATGPHVCYRFWKNGVQVDPLRLKLPNTEPMSKKQKGSYLEYIKPLKKELDDISAKTFKEE is encoded by the coding sequence TTGAAATATTTTATTTATCTTTTTTTAGCTATCTTGACTTTTTCATGTAATCAAGAGAAGTCTAAAACACGAACCAAAAAAACTATAAAAAAGGAACCTATAATCAAAGATTATGGGTTTACTTTTAATGACTACAATGTTGTTAGGGACACCTTACAATCAGGTGACACATTTAGCACTATTTTGGAGGCGTTTACACTGCCCGATAGTTTAAAATCTCATGATGTAACCGAAAAGATAAAAGACTCATTTAATATAAAAAACATTCGAGCAGGAAAAGAATTTATTACCTTTTCAGATAAAAAAAACAAAAAAGAATTAAAAGCACTCGTTTATATTCAAGACAAAACGAATTATCTAGTAGTAGACTTAAGAGATTCAATAGTTGTACAAATGAAGGCAAAACCTACGGTAATTAAACGTAGAACGGTAGCCGCTGAATTGAATGGCTCTTTGTCTGAAACACTAGACAAACTTGGTGTAAGTACAGCATTAGCACCGCAAATGGCGCAAATTTATGCCTATTCTATTGACTTCTTTAAAATTCAAAAAGGAGACAAATTTGCTATCACTTTACAAGAAAAATATTTTGAAAATGGAGATTATTTAGGTGTGGAAAAAATTGAAGCTTGTTATTTTGAATATAAAGGCAAAAAAATATATGCTTTCCCGTATAAATTAAGTGAAAATCAAAAATATTTCGAATACTATGATGAAGACGGAAAAGGTCTAAAAAACATGTTTTTAAAAGCTCCTTTGGATTATTTCCGATTAACGTCTCGTTTTTCAAGAGCACGTTTTCATCCTGTACAATTGCGCTGGAAAGCACACAACGGAACCGATTATGCCGCACCACATGGTACTCCAATCAAAACTACTGCCTCGGGTGTTGTAGAACGAACAGGATATACCGCAGGTAATGGTAATTTTGTTAAAGTTAAACACAACGGCATGTACAGCACACAATATTTACACATGTCAAAAATATTGGTTCGTACAGGGCAACGTGTTTCACAAGGTCAAACCATTGGACGAGTTGGAAGTACTGGTTTAGCTACGGGGCCACACGTTTGTTATCGTTTTTGGAAAAATGGTGTTCAAGTAGACCCACTTCGATTAAAACTTCCAAATACGGAACCGATGTCTAAAAAACAGAAAGGCAGCTATTTAGAATACATCAAACCACTTAAAAAAGAATTAGACGATATATCAGCTAAAACTTTTAAAGAAGAATAA
- the pgi gene encoding glucose-6-phosphate isomerase yields MALQTINPTETEAWVKLREHFENIQYQSTKELFQTDSNRAEKFTIEWQDFFVDFSKNNWTEETIALLINLANEVDLKGAITKYFSGEKINVTENRAVLHTALRAKNTTVVVDGETIAPLIESTKQKIKNFTNQIISGERKGFTGKTFTDVVNIGIGGSDLGPAMVVEALQFYSNHLNIHFISNIDGDHVQEVLKKVNPETTLFIVASKTFTTQETLTNAETVRKWFLQSANEKDIAKHFAAVSTNISKVTEFGIAEENIFPMWDWVGGRFSLWSAVGLSIALSVGYDHFEQLLHGANEMDEHFKNTPFEKNIPVVLALLSIWHNNFFGAETEALIPYTQYLQKLAPYLQQGIMESNGKSVGRNGFPVNYQTGTIVWGEPGTNAQHAFFQLIHQGTKLIPTDFIGFIKPLYGEQDHHNKLMANFFAQTEALLMGKTKEQVIAEFAAQGKLEHEVSDLIPFKVFEGNKPTNTLLIDQLTPASLGKLIALYEHKIFVQGVIWNIFSYDQWGVELGKQLANSILEEIKLNKVNFHDSSTMNLLKKFLKN; encoded by the coding sequence ATGGCATTACAAACAATCAATCCAACTGAGACAGAAGCTTGGGTAAAACTTCGTGAACATTTTGAAAATATTCAATATCAGTCTACCAAAGAATTATTTCAAACGGATTCAAATAGAGCCGAAAAATTCACCATTGAATGGCAAGACTTTTTTGTTGATTTTTCAAAAAACAATTGGACCGAAGAAACTATTGCGTTGCTAATTAATTTAGCCAATGAAGTTGATTTAAAAGGGGCAATTACAAAATATTTTTCGGGAGAAAAAATAAACGTAACTGAAAATCGAGCGGTTTTACACACGGCTTTACGTGCAAAAAACACTACTGTTGTTGTAGATGGAGAAACTATTGCACCCTTGATTGAAAGCACTAAACAAAAAATTAAAAATTTTACTAACCAAATTATTTCAGGTGAAAGAAAAGGGTTCACTGGTAAAACTTTTACCGATGTGGTTAATATTGGAATTGGAGGTTCCGACTTAGGTCCGGCTATGGTTGTTGAAGCCTTACAATTTTATTCAAATCATTTAAACATTCACTTCATCTCCAATATTGATGGCGATCATGTACAAGAAGTGTTAAAAAAAGTAAATCCAGAAACCACTTTATTTATTGTAGCTTCTAAAACATTTACTACTCAAGAAACCCTAACCAACGCCGAAACCGTTCGTAAATGGTTCTTACAATCGGCAAATGAAAAAGACATTGCCAAACACTTTGCTGCTGTTTCCACTAATATTTCAAAAGTAACTGAATTTGGAATTGCAGAAGAAAACATCTTCCCTATGTGGGATTGGGTTGGCGGACGCTTTTCCCTTTGGAGCGCTGTTGGATTAAGTATCGCTTTAAGTGTAGGCTACGATCATTTTGAACAACTTTTACATGGAGCTAATGAAATGGACGAACATTTCAAAAATACACCATTTGAAAAAAATATTCCAGTTGTATTAGCTTTATTAAGCATTTGGCACAACAACTTCTTTGGTGCTGAAACCGAAGCTTTAATTCCGTACACACAATATTTACAAAAACTCGCGCCTTACTTACAACAAGGCATCATGGAAAGTAATGGCAAATCCGTTGGTAGAAATGGATTTCCAGTAAATTACCAAACCGGAACCATTGTTTGGGGTGAACCCGGAACCAACGCGCAACATGCTTTTTTCCAATTGATTCATCAAGGCACTAAATTAATCCCAACCGATTTTATTGGTTTCATTAAACCTCTTTATGGTGAACAAGACCATCATAATAAACTGATGGCCAATTTCTTTGCGCAAACAGAAGCGTTGTTAATGGGAAAAACCAAAGAGCAAGTTATCGCTGAATTTGCTGCACAAGGAAAATTGGAGCATGAGGTTAGCGATTTAATTCCGTTTAAAGTATTTGAAGGAAATAAACCTACGAATACGTTATTAATTGACCAATTAACGCCCGCTTCATTAGGAAAACTGATTGCATTGTACGAACATAAAATATTTGTTCAAGGTGTCATTTGGAATATTTTCAGTTACGACCAATGGGGTGTTGAATTAGGTAAACAATTAGCTAATTCTATTTTGGAAGAGATAAAATTAAACAAAGTAAATTTTCACGACAGTTCTACTATGAATCTTTTAAAAAAATTTCTAAAAAATTAA